A section of the Spirosoma pollinicola genome encodes:
- a CDS encoding SGNH/GDSL hydrolase family protein, translating to MKNIYCLIAFALLFTSCNKLAEPQPTNSDSEAPARSNVPLIVILGSSTASGFGASTYNSSWAGQLKAYYTKKMPVINLAKPGYTTYHILPTNATQVANRPAVDTTRNITAALEKNPTILIISMTTNDVSGGYRVDELMSNLKTVRDLAMAKGVKQIYITTSHPRKISSAATAKYMEQRDRIINTYGKYAINFFNPVADSTNLFRSELLSSDGIHPNDDGHKILFDQVRTALEQL from the coding sequence ATGAAGAATATCTATTGTTTGATTGCGTTTGCTTTATTATTCACTAGCTGCAACAAATTAGCAGAACCTCAACCAACAAACTCAGATAGTGAAGCTCCGGCCAGGAGTAACGTTCCATTGATTGTTATTCTGGGATCGTCGACTGCGTCGGGATTTGGTGCTTCCACTTACAATTCTTCCTGGGCAGGTCAACTTAAGGCATATTATACCAAAAAAATGCCGGTAATCAATCTGGCAAAGCCAGGGTACACAACTTACCATATTCTGCCTACTAACGCAACTCAAGTAGCCAACCGTCCGGCTGTAGATACAACTCGTAACATTACAGCTGCGCTGGAAAAGAATCCAACCATTTTAATTATTAGCATGACCACAAATGATGTAAGTGGCGGCTACCGTGTGGATGAACTCATGAGTAACCTAAAAACTGTTCGGGACTTAGCTATGGCAAAAGGCGTCAAGCAAATCTACATCACGACTTCTCACCCTCGTAAAATTAGTTCAGCAGCAACAGCTAAATATATGGAACAGCGAGACCGTATTATTAATACTTACGGAAAGTATGCCATCAATTTTTTTAATCCTGTCGCCGATTCTACTAATCTATTTAGATCGGAGTTACTATCGTCTGATGGTATTCATCCAAATGATGATGGGCACAAAATTCTCTTCGATCAAGTTCGGACTGCACTCGAGCAACTTTAA
- the ggt gene encoding gamma-glutamyltransferase, which produces MNKRVAPYSLLLLFAVAVASCKTQSPTVSTADTRVKESQGVYQYRDEDPTVKPFFSDRVGVTGRNGMVASAHPEASQVGLDILKAGGNAVDAAVAVQFALAVVYPGAGNIGGGGFMVYRESAGKSYSLDYREKAPGQATQNMYLDSAGNVRQGLSISGHLASGVPGSVDGMVEAHKRFGKLSWAQVVQPAIDLAEKGFAMTERDATGLNRIKTDLNTINPNKTYFLKTAVPTDTTTWHKGDLLIQRDLAKTLQRIQARGRAGFYEGETARLLAEEMVRGKGLITEEDLKNYHSVWRDPIQATYKNYNVITMPPTSSGGVALVQMMRFTEPYPLRRWGWNRDSTVQVMIEAERRVYADRAKFLGDPDFVKVPATQLMSPDYLRTRWTDFSWAKATDSRSVRGGTIPGYESLETTHFSVVDKAGNAVSITTTLNGGYGSRVVVGGAGFFMNNEMDDFSVKPGAPNMYGLIGNQANAIAPNKRMLSSMTPTILEKDGKLFMVVGTPGGSTIMTSVYQTVLNVIEHGMTMQQSVNALKFHHQWLPDKTIFENGAFSDATIDALKSRGYILEKLSNTLGRMDCVLIRPDGSYEGASDPRADNTARGY; this is translated from the coding sequence ATGAACAAACGTGTTGCTCCTTATTCGCTCCTGCTCCTTTTTGCTGTAGCAGTCGCTTCCTGTAAAACCCAATCGCCTACCGTGTCGACTGCCGATACCAGGGTAAAGGAAAGCCAGGGCGTTTATCAATACCGCGACGAAGACCCAACGGTTAAGCCGTTCTTCTCCGATCGAGTTGGCGTTACTGGTCGAAATGGTATGGTGGCATCAGCCCACCCGGAGGCTTCACAGGTTGGACTCGATATTCTGAAAGCAGGGGGTAATGCGGTCGATGCGGCTGTGGCCGTGCAGTTTGCGCTGGCCGTTGTCTATCCGGGAGCGGGTAATATTGGCGGGGGGGGGTTTATGGTGTACCGCGAGAGTGCAGGTAAATCATATTCACTCGATTACCGCGAAAAAGCACCTGGTCAGGCTACCCAGAACATGTACCTCGACTCAGCAGGCAATGTTCGTCAGGGCCTGAGTATTAGTGGGCATCTGGCCAGTGGCGTACCGGGTTCGGTAGATGGCATGGTCGAAGCGCATAAACGATTCGGAAAACTGAGCTGGGCACAGGTAGTACAGCCCGCCATTGATCTGGCCGAGAAAGGGTTTGCCATGACGGAGCGCGATGCAACGGGACTGAACCGCATCAAGACCGACCTGAATACCATTAACCCTAACAAGACATACTTTTTAAAAACTGCCGTCCCAACCGATACAACAACCTGGCACAAGGGCGATTTGCTAATACAACGTGATCTGGCTAAAACCCTGCAACGTATTCAGGCACGGGGGCGGGCGGGCTTTTACGAAGGCGAAACGGCTCGTTTGCTGGCCGAAGAAATGGTGCGGGGTAAGGGCCTGATTACGGAGGAAGATCTGAAAAACTACCATTCTGTCTGGCGCGATCCTATTCAGGCGACCTACAAAAACTATAATGTGATTACTATGCCGCCCACCTCGAGCGGTGGTGTTGCCCTGGTGCAAATGATGCGATTTACAGAGCCATACCCGCTGCGTCGCTGGGGCTGGAATCGTGACAGCACCGTGCAGGTTATGATCGAAGCCGAACGCCGGGTCTATGCCGACCGCGCCAAGTTCCTGGGTGATCCTGACTTTGTTAAAGTTCCTGCCACGCAACTCATGAGCCCCGACTACCTGCGCACCCGCTGGACTGATTTCTCCTGGGCCAAAGCAACCGACAGCCGGTCCGTACGAGGAGGGACTATTCCGGGTTACGAAAGTCTGGAAACAACCCATTTCTCCGTAGTAGATAAGGCCGGAAATGCGGTGAGTATTACCACAACACTCAATGGGGGGTATGGCAGCCGTGTCGTGGTTGGTGGAGCTGGGTTTTTTATGAACAACGAAATGGACGACTTCAGCGTGAAGCCGGGTGCGCCCAATATGTATGGCTTGATTGGCAATCAAGCCAATGCCATTGCGCCAAACAAACGGATGCTTTCGTCTATGACGCCCACCATTCTGGAAAAAGACGGCAAACTGTTTATGGTGGTGGGTACACCGGGCGGGTCAACAATTATGACATCGGTATATCAGACGGTCCTGAACGTAATTGAACACGGCATGACCATGCAGCAATCGGTTAACGCCCTTAAATTTCACCACCAGTGGCTACCTGATAAAACGATTTTTGAGAACGGCGCTTTCTCTGATGCAACGATAGATGCGTTGAAGAGTCGGGGGTATATTCTGGAAAAACTTTCGAATACCCTGGGTCGCATGGATTGTGTACTCATTCGGCCTGATGGTTCCTATGAAGGAGCCTCTGACCCGAGGGCCGATAATACGGCGCGAGGCTATTGA
- a CDS encoding ABC transporter permease produces the protein MKFIRQTFESFRFAWQALRSNLLRTMLSLLGVTIGIFAIIAVFTLVDSLERNIKDSLSFIGDKVVYVQKWPWSFGGEYQWWKYFQRPEPTYKEYRFLNDKLENAKAMVAMDFKGRVTIKNGNNSMAALIQGTTIDYNKISDVPIETGRYFTQQEIDVSRNVAIIGSDVADNLFPAQDPVGKRFKISGMNFTVIGVQTRKGESILNVGGNPDIKCLIPYGSFAKMFHSINPSIDIAIKGYDSDEGLLELESEIRGLMRTRRGLRPVQDDNFAINRPEAAAQAISGVFSVLTVAGWVIGGFSILIGGFGIANIMFVSVKERTNIIGIQKSLGAKNYVILFQFLFEAILLSLVGGLAGIFLVYLLSFMSLGSLELTLTAGNIILGLGVSSVIGVLSGIIPAFSAARLDPVIAIRAK, from the coding sequence GTGAAGTTCATTCGTCAGACATTTGAAAGTTTTCGGTTCGCGTGGCAGGCACTGCGCTCGAATCTGCTGCGTACTATGCTTTCGCTGCTGGGCGTAACCATTGGTATTTTTGCCATTATTGCCGTGTTCACGCTGGTAGATTCGCTGGAGCGAAATATTAAAGACAGCTTGTCATTCATTGGCGACAAGGTAGTTTATGTCCAGAAATGGCCCTGGTCGTTTGGGGGTGAGTACCAGTGGTGGAAGTATTTCCAACGACCTGAACCCACCTATAAAGAATACCGATTTCTGAATGACAAACTTGAGAATGCAAAAGCTATGGTGGCTATGGATTTTAAAGGGCGTGTGACTATCAAGAACGGAAATAACAGCATGGCCGCCCTCATTCAGGGCACAACAATCGACTATAACAAGATTTCGGACGTACCCATCGAAACGGGGCGTTACTTTACTCAACAGGAAATCGATGTATCGCGCAACGTAGCCATCATTGGCTCCGACGTGGCCGATAATCTGTTTCCAGCCCAGGACCCCGTTGGTAAGCGATTCAAGATCAGCGGTATGAATTTCACAGTTATTGGTGTTCAGACCCGAAAAGGGGAAAGCATCCTTAACGTGGGCGGTAATCCTGACATTAAGTGCCTGATTCCTTACGGGTCATTTGCCAAGATGTTCCATTCAATAAACCCGAGTATCGACATTGCCATCAAAGGCTACGATTCTGACGAGGGCCTGCTCGAACTCGAAAGCGAAATTCGCGGGCTTATGCGAACCCGGCGCGGATTACGGCCCGTTCAGGATGATAACTTTGCCATCAATCGACCCGAAGCAGCTGCTCAGGCCATTAGTGGTGTATTTTCGGTACTTACGGTGGCGGGCTGGGTTATTGGCGGCTTCTCTATTTTAATCGGCGGTTTTGGTATTGCCAATATTATGTTCGTTAGCGTAAAGGAGCGAACGAATATCATCGGTATTCAGAAATCGCTGGGAGCCAAAAATTATGTAATTCTTTTCCAGTTTCTGTTTGAGGCTATTTTACTTAGTCTGGTGGGTGGCCTTGCCGGTATCTTTCTGGTTTATCTGCTGTCCTTCATGAGCTTGGGCAGTCTTGAACTTACCTTAACGGCAGGTAATATTATACTTGGCCTGGGTGTTTCGAGCGTCATTGGTGTATTATCGGGTATTATTCCAGCCTTTTCAGCCGCCCGTCTCGATCCGGTTATTGCTATCCGGGCTAAATAA
- a CDS encoding winged helix-turn-helix transcriptional regulator, translated as MTNSTRNELSFEPDLLLINAALVVVSGKWRLYIILILGEQTLRYSQLSERLPGVSEKVLASELKALVGLGVMKREAFAEIPPRVEYTLTERGRLALPILRQIQQLGQIFN; from the coding sequence ATGACGAATAGTACCCGAAACGAGCTATCTTTCGAACCTGACCTGCTTTTAATCAATGCTGCTTTAGTAGTCGTCTCCGGAAAATGGCGATTATACATCATACTGATTTTAGGCGAGCAAACGCTCCGATATAGCCAACTCAGCGAGCGACTGCCCGGCGTCAGTGAAAAAGTATTAGCCAGCGAACTTAAAGCCCTCGTTGGTCTTGGCGTTATGAAACGAGAAGCCTTCGCCGAAATCCCCCCCAGGGTTGAATACACACTCACCGAACGAGGTCGACTAGCGCTGCCCATTTTGAGGCAGATACAGCAGCTTGGCCAGATTTTTAACTAA
- a CDS encoding fatty acid desaturase family protein, with protein MSTQVKFKDKNRSQFFPTVRKRVDAYFKTQGISTHANGAMWRKTSFFLIGYATLYGLILSNQFGLWAMLAMAIVLGMFAAFIGFNVSHDGLHGSFSARSWVNRLTGNSFYLLGANPYIWKVTHNIVHHTYTNIPGHDEDIELAPGLVRLDPAEDLRPWHKYQQWYTFPLYALASLSWVFRKDFVKFFKSEIGHHDNSSHPRAEYVKLFVSKALYYVFFLVIPYVVLGLTWWQLAIGFVLMHVAEGLVLGLVFQLAHAVEGTDFPMPDERGDIQAAWAVHQMQTTANFAPDSALAAFLCGGLNRQIEHHLFPKVCHIHYPAISKIVKSTALEFGLPYLENRTFGSALMSHFRLLRTLGKTAPIQVEKPVIVPLTKQVPEPVM; from the coding sequence ATGTCAACACAAGTTAAATTCAAAGACAAGAACCGATCACAATTTTTCCCTACAGTTAGAAAACGAGTCGACGCTTATTTTAAAACTCAGGGTATTTCCACCCATGCCAACGGAGCTATGTGGCGCAAAACGAGTTTCTTCTTAATCGGCTACGCGACGCTTTACGGACTAATTTTATCCAATCAATTTGGGTTATGGGCCATGCTTGCTATGGCTATAGTACTGGGTATGTTTGCTGCCTTTATCGGCTTTAACGTATCGCACGATGGCCTGCATGGCTCTTTTTCGGCTCGTAGCTGGGTCAATAGACTTACCGGTAACAGCTTTTATCTGCTCGGAGCGAATCCATACATCTGGAAGGTGACACATAACATCGTTCACCATACCTACACCAATATTCCCGGTCATGACGAAGATATTGAACTGGCTCCGGGTCTGGTTCGACTGGACCCCGCCGAAGATCTTCGCCCCTGGCATAAGTATCAGCAATGGTATACTTTTCCGCTGTATGCGCTGGCTTCACTGTCGTGGGTATTTCGTAAAGACTTTGTGAAATTTTTCAAGAGCGAGATTGGGCATCATGATAACTCATCGCACCCCCGTGCAGAGTACGTCAAATTATTTGTATCCAAAGCACTCTATTATGTTTTCTTTCTGGTTATTCCTTATGTTGTGCTTGGCCTCACCTGGTGGCAGCTAGCCATTGGTTTTGTGCTGATGCACGTGGCAGAAGGGTTGGTACTGGGGCTTGTTTTTCAGTTGGCTCATGCCGTAGAGGGCACCGATTTCCCAATGCCTGACGAGCGGGGCGACATACAGGCAGCATGGGCAGTTCACCAAATGCAAACCACGGCCAATTTCGCGCCCGACTCTGCACTGGCAGCCTTTTTATGCGGTGGACTAAATCGCCAGATCGAGCACCACCTGTTCCCCAAAGTGTGCCATATCCACTATCCGGCAATCAGTAAGATTGTCAAGAGTACAGCCCTTGAATTTGGCTTGCCTTATCTGGAAAATCGCACGTTTGGTTCAGCCCTTATGTCTCACTTTCGCCTTCTGCGAACACTGGGAAAAACCGCACCAATTCAGGTTGAGAAGCCTGTTATTGTACCCCTAACAAAGCAAGTACCTGAACCGGTCATGTAA
- a CDS encoding class I SAM-dependent methyltransferase, whose amino-acid sequence MASQQDLDFTYTTIDKVFRLSMGETGDYSGAMYNGDFSLTLEQAQEQKHKFIADSLNVKAGSKILDMGCGWGPYLTYATKKRGAIGRGVTLSRGQAEACRANGLNVDIKDCRTITPADYGTFDAVSCIGGMEHFCSIEQYLAGEQDKVYADFFKKLYDLLPVGGRFYMQTMVFGKNMIPFEEISLDAPKDSDSYMLALMIAQFPGSWLPYGPEQVIRNAQPLFKLISQSSGRLDYIETIGQWRKRFRAFNLEKYALYLSLLPKLLTNKPFQDLIAVFRKSPNRVCFERETMEHYRLVFEKV is encoded by the coding sequence ATGGCGTCGCAACAAGACCTCGATTTTACGTATACAACCATTGACAAAGTTTTTCGTCTGAGCATGGGGGAGACCGGCGATTATAGCGGGGCCATGTACAACGGTGATTTTTCACTTACGCTTGAGCAGGCTCAGGAGCAGAAGCATAAATTCATTGCCGATAGCCTGAATGTGAAAGCCGGTTCTAAAATCCTGGATATGGGTTGTGGTTGGGGGCCATACTTAACGTACGCGACTAAAAAACGTGGTGCAATTGGCCGTGGCGTCACGCTCTCCAGAGGTCAGGCTGAAGCCTGCCGGGCCAATGGACTAAATGTAGACATCAAAGATTGCCGAACGATTACCCCCGCCGATTATGGTACCTTCGACGCTGTTAGCTGCATTGGTGGAATGGAGCATTTCTGTTCCATTGAACAGTATCTGGCAGGTGAACAGGATAAGGTATACGCCGACTTTTTCAAAAAACTGTATGACTTACTGCCGGTAGGTGGACGGTTTTACATGCAGACGATGGTGTTCGGCAAGAACATGATTCCGTTTGAGGAGATTAGCCTGGATGCGCCCAAAGATTCGGATTCATATATGCTGGCGCTGATGATTGCCCAATTTCCGGGTTCATGGCTACCTTACGGCCCTGAGCAGGTAATTCGTAACGCCCAGCCGCTGTTCAAACTTATTTCGCAAAGCAGCGGACGACTTGATTATATCGAAACAATTGGTCAATGGCGGAAACGGTTCCGGGCTTTCAATCTGGAAAAATATGCCCTTTACCTGTCATTGCTACCCAAATTATTGACAAATAAGCCCTTTCAGGATTTAATTGCCGTTTTCAGAAAAAGCCCGAATCGGGTTTGCTTTGAACGGGAAACCATGGAGCACTACCGATTGGTTTTCGAAAAAGTATAA
- a CDS encoding transglutaminase family protein yields MPVRVAIHHHTQYDYDRVVSLSPHLIRLRPVAHSRAVIESYTLTIKPDNHVVHWQQDPFGNFVARVDFWEPMEMMSIDVDIVALLVPTNPFDFFLDTYAISFPFDYEPQLKKDLAPYLAVDEQGPRLTQWLQTIDQTSQGTIDFLIMLNQRIFQDIAYTTRMEPGVQTPDETLDLAIGSCRDSGWLLVQTLRQFGLAARFVSGYLAQVVPRTPSELKENSLALHAWAEVFIPGAGWLGLDPTSGMLATEGHIPLACTSEPNGAAPVTGTSDVNNTTLSYTNTLEVLD; encoded by the coding sequence ATGCCTGTCCGCGTCGCCATTCATCACCATACCCAATATGATTATGATCGGGTAGTTTCTCTTTCGCCCCACCTGATTCGGCTTAGGCCGGTGGCACACAGTCGGGCGGTGATTGAATCCTATACGCTGACAATTAAGCCGGATAACCATGTCGTTCACTGGCAGCAGGACCCTTTTGGCAACTTCGTAGCGCGGGTCGATTTCTGGGAACCGATGGAAATGATGTCGATCGATGTCGACATTGTTGCGCTACTTGTGCCAACGAATCCGTTCGACTTTTTTCTGGATACATATGCCATATCGTTTCCGTTCGACTACGAGCCTCAACTAAAAAAAGACTTGGCGCCCTATCTGGCGGTTGACGAACAGGGGCCTCGTTTGACACAGTGGTTGCAGACAATCGACCAAACATCGCAAGGCACCATCGACTTCCTGATCATGCTTAACCAGCGAATTTTTCAGGATATTGCCTATACGACACGCATGGAACCCGGTGTGCAAACGCCCGACGAAACGCTCGATCTGGCTATTGGTTCGTGTCGCGATTCGGGTTGGTTGCTGGTGCAAACGCTTCGACAGTTTGGACTGGCCGCTCGTTTTGTATCCGGTTATCTGGCGCAGGTGGTACCCAGAACGCCATCGGAATTAAAAGAAAACTCATTGGCATTGCATGCGTGGGCAGAGGTGTTCATACCGGGAGCCGGCTGGCTTGGCCTTGATCCAACATCAGGCATGCTCGCCACCGAAGGCCACATTCCGCTGGCTTGCACCTCCGAACCCAATGGAGCCGCCCCCGTAACGGGAACATCAGACGTGAATAACACCACGCTTTCGTATACGAATACGCTGGAGGTTCTTGATTGA
- a CDS encoding alpha-1,4-glucan--maltose-1-phosphate maltosyltransferase, translating into MSLPNSLSDQPGFGQSRVVIERVSPELDGGQFPIKAIPGDVVAVEADIFADGHDYLTAVLLYKHTDDTAWTETAMAPLWNDRWGASFIAEKQGRYLYTFEAWINHPASWQHEIHLKVADGQRITSELLAGATYLDGMVERAGGAKAEPTAVATKGKGKKKAEPIEESHDVKVLRELAALFRDGDRYDEAVSVAESDQFTFYANRYPERKYSTRYVHELGVEVDRARAGYSTWYCLFPRSAAREEGKHGTFRDVEALLPRISNMGFDVLYLPPIHPIGMAHRKGKNNSVICQPGEPGVPYGIGSEAGGHDAIHAELGTVDDFKHLIAIAKNYGMEIAMDLAIQCSPDHPWAKEHPQWFKKRPDGTIQYAENPPKKYQDIYPVYFETEDWQNLWEELKRVLLVWGSWGVRIIRVDNPHTKPFVFWEWVIAEVKKEYPDMLFLSEAFTKPRVMQELAKRGFAHSYTYYTWRHTKAEMEEYMTELTQGEMKYYFRPNFWPTTHDINPYSLQSGHEPQFLIRYFMAATLSSNYGIYGPSFELMEHVPFPNKEEYLNSEKYEIRLWDWDKTNKMTYLITLVNRIRRENVALQTTNNITFCTVSDDAIMAYLKITGSNRLLIIVNTDAYQRRAGMVQVPIWQLGIEHGQSYKVYDLLTGAYYTWQGEQNYVELDPYVLPMHLFRIEV; encoded by the coding sequence ATGAGTCTACCCAATTCGCTTTCCGATCAACCCGGTTTCGGCCAGTCCCGCGTCGTTATCGAACGTGTTAGTCCCGAACTTGACGGCGGTCAATTTCCTATAAAAGCTATTCCCGGAGATGTTGTGGCTGTTGAAGCCGACATTTTTGCCGACGGCCACGATTACCTCACCGCTGTTTTGCTCTATAAACATACCGACGATACTGCCTGGACAGAAACTGCGATGGCACCCCTCTGGAATGACCGCTGGGGTGCCTCGTTTATCGCCGAAAAACAGGGTCGTTATCTATATACCTTCGAAGCCTGGATTAATCATCCGGCTTCCTGGCAGCACGAAATTCATTTAAAAGTGGCTGATGGTCAGCGCATCACGAGCGAATTGCTGGCTGGAGCTACCTACCTGGACGGCATGGTTGAACGAGCTGGTGGAGCGAAAGCCGAACCAACGGCAGTGGCTACTAAAGGGAAGGGTAAAAAGAAGGCTGAGCCTATCGAAGAGTCGCATGATGTAAAGGTACTGCGAGAACTGGCGGCTCTTTTTCGTGATGGCGACCGTTACGACGAGGCCGTGTCTGTTGCCGAAAGCGACCAGTTTACGTTTTATGCCAACCGCTATCCCGAACGTAAATATTCCACGCGCTATGTGCATGAGCTGGGTGTCGAGGTTGACAGAGCACGTGCCGGATATAGCACCTGGTATTGCCTCTTCCCGCGCTCTGCTGCGCGGGAAGAGGGCAAGCACGGCACATTTAGAGACGTAGAAGCACTGTTGCCACGTATCTCGAATATGGGGTTCGATGTGCTTTATTTACCGCCCATTCACCCCATCGGCATGGCGCATCGGAAGGGTAAAAACAACTCGGTTATTTGCCAGCCGGGCGAACCAGGGGTTCCCTATGGCATTGGCTCAGAGGCCGGTGGTCATGATGCCATTCACGCCGAACTGGGTACGGTTGATGATTTCAAACACCTGATTGCCATCGCTAAGAATTACGGGATGGAAATCGCTATGGATCTTGCTATTCAGTGCTCACCTGATCACCCCTGGGCCAAAGAACACCCGCAATGGTTTAAAAAGCGACCTGACGGCACCATTCAATACGCCGAAAATCCGCCGAAAAAGTATCAGGACATTTACCCGGTTTACTTCGAAACCGAAGACTGGCAAAACCTCTGGGAAGAACTAAAGCGTGTGTTACTGGTGTGGGGATCGTGGGGTGTTCGGATCATTCGGGTTGACAATCCACATACCAAGCCCTTTGTTTTTTGGGAATGGGTGATTGCCGAAGTTAAAAAAGAGTACCCGGATATGCTCTTCCTGTCCGAAGCGTTTACCAAGCCGAGGGTGATGCAGGAACTGGCCAAACGAGGGTTTGCGCATTCGTATACCTACTATACGTGGCGTCATACAAAGGCGGAGATGGAGGAGTACATGACGGAGCTGACGCAGGGAGAAATGAAGTATTATTTTCGACCGAATTTCTGGCCGACTACCCACGATATTAACCCCTATAGTTTGCAGTCGGGTCATGAGCCGCAGTTTCTGATTCGTTATTTTATGGCCGCTACCCTGTCCAGTAACTACGGAATTTACGGTCCGTCGTTCGAGTTGATGGAGCATGTGCCCTTCCCGAACAAAGAAGAGTACCTGAACTCGGAGAAATACGAAATTCGGCTCTGGGATTGGGATAAAACCAACAAAATGACCTACCTCATTACGCTGGTTAACCGAATTCGGCGCGAGAACGTAGCTTTGCAAACAACCAATAACATCACGTTTTGTACCGTAAGCGACGATGCCATTATGGCCTATCTGAAAATAACGGGAAGCAATCGGTTACTGATCATCGTCAATACCGATGCTTACCAACGGCGGGCAGGAATGGTACAGGTACCTATCTGGCAGCTGGGCATCGAGCACGGTCAGTCCTATAAAGTTTACGACCTGCTTACCGGTGCGTACTATACCTGGCAAGGCGAACAGAATTATGTGGAGTTAGACCCGTATGTACTGCCTATGCACCTGTTTCGTATTGAGGTGTAG
- a CDS encoding LytR/AlgR family response regulator transcription factor yields the protein MNSSLYTSQPNPNKPAETHNLYVGQKGPFALPVTDLMFLQATSNYSWLYWKDGQRILMARTLKYYQPHLPGALFIRMHRNCIVNINYIERLEQIYPDKGGLAYLKSGVVLPVSRRRWYTVRRMVSRSQKMLAD from the coding sequence ATGAACTCTTCCCTCTATACCAGCCAACCGAATCCCAATAAGCCAGCAGAAACACACAACCTGTATGTTGGCCAAAAAGGCCCTTTTGCTCTTCCTGTAACAGACCTGATGTTTTTACAGGCCACCAGCAATTATAGCTGGTTGTACTGGAAAGATGGGCAGCGGATATTAATGGCACGAACCTTAAAATATTACCAGCCTCATCTGCCCGGCGCGTTATTTATTCGGATGCATCGCAACTGCATTGTTAACATAAACTACATCGAGCGACTGGAACAGATATATCCGGATAAGGGCGGGCTTGCCTATTTGAAATCAGGTGTCGTTCTGCCTGTTTCGCGTCGTAGATGGTACACCGTTCGCCGAATGGTCAGCCGGTCACAGAAAATGTTGGCAGATTAG
- a CDS encoding DUF6526 family protein, whose product MESQNYVNHRKFVKGYHYALSALLLIGLITAVVNVFLNWGNGNQLSLLLILILFICGFLLAAFTRSFPLKAQDRAIRAEENLRHFVLTGKLLDGSLKVGQITALRFAPDEEFIPLVAKAIGENLSPNDIKKEIKNWRADHHRV is encoded by the coding sequence ATGGAAAGTCAGAATTATGTTAACCACCGCAAATTTGTAAAAGGATACCACTATGCATTGAGTGCATTGCTTTTAATCGGTCTCATTACCGCCGTAGTCAATGTTTTTCTAAACTGGGGAAATGGCAACCAGCTTAGCCTGTTGCTTATTCTGATCTTATTTATTTGTGGGTTCCTGCTGGCAGCATTCACGCGGTCGTTTCCGCTGAAAGCGCAGGACAGAGCCATACGCGCCGAAGAGAATTTAAGGCACTTTGTGTTAACCGGAAAATTACTTGATGGTAGTTTGAAGGTCGGCCAGATAACGGCCTTACGCTTTGCGCCCGACGAGGAATTTATTCCATTGGTAGCCAAAGCAATTGGTGAGAATTTATCCCCCAACGATATCAAGAAGGAAATAAAAAACTGGCGGGCTGATCATCATCGGGTGTAA